From the Acaryochloris thomasi RCC1774 genome, one window contains:
- a CDS encoding peroxidase family protein, translating into MTDIFSSDLFDSAPKSIMGQSNLSAETVEVEEASSGLEFRSINGSDNNDTNTGVTGEQLLRLFTNAFEDGISTPRGGDFPNPFDPSSPPSSLPNPRTISNTIAAQSESVSNFLNASDWIWQWAQFIDHDLDLNESTADNPGEFTPIVVPNGDPTFSDGTFLPFLRVGASEGTGINNPRQADNLITSFIDASSVYGSDEERGDFLRSFANGQLKFSETNNGEVLLPENPDEGTGERQENATGGTLGDFQYVAGDIRANEQIGLTAVHTLFVREHNRLAADLLDRLEAGEAALVEKFEQFTETSDETDSDALQDEFIYQAARKVVGAKIQQITYDEFLPLLIGEGTTAEYDGYKSDVLASISTEFANAAYRVGHTLLSDQIQRLSTNGLSEIALGDAFFIPEQIKDEGVDSTLRGLILQASQEADNLVIDGVRNFLFEAGTGGLDLASVNIARGRDTGLPGYVEVYEALFGTSIDSFDDLGSSGLGLIADDVVALFEEAYETVDQIDLWIAGISEQADDHGGLLGPTFSAIIAEQFARTRDSDRFFYLNELEDIQLLDPDFANTSLSEVLRGNTEEGYLIQDNAFDVPYENSVVGNESNNILLGTNVADLIDGKEGRDFIIGRRGDDILLGDAGNDVLMGGQGNDTVLGGLGQDRILGSLGNDVLLGGDDKDIISGGSGNDTVSGGNGNDRLLGIRGNDLILGNAGNDLLAGGGGADSLEGGVGSDTLRGGAASDTFIFSDDILNDGVSDTDTIWGFQRFDSFDFTEYSGSIDFNRVSRRLLEIELNGGEDTINIFGSRAGLNAAQTQLSERA; encoded by the coding sequence ATGACTGACATATTCAGTTCTGATTTATTTGACTCTGCTCCCAAGAGCATCATGGGGCAGAGCAACTTAAGCGCAGAAACAGTTGAGGTAGAAGAAGCCTCTTCAGGTCTAGAGTTTCGCTCCATCAACGGTTCTGACAATAATGATACAAATACAGGCGTCACCGGCGAGCAACTTTTGCGCCTCTTCACGAATGCTTTTGAAGACGGTATCAGTACACCACGTGGGGGAGACTTTCCCAATCCCTTCGATCCCTCAAGTCCGCCTTCATCCCTTCCCAATCCTCGTACTATCAGTAATACAATCGCTGCTCAATCAGAGTCAGTCTCTAATTTTCTGAATGCCAGTGATTGGATATGGCAGTGGGCACAATTCATCGATCATGACCTCGATTTAAACGAGTCAACCGCAGACAACCCTGGTGAATTCACACCCATTGTGGTTCCAAATGGCGATCCCACATTCTCTGATGGAACATTTCTGCCCTTTTTGAGAGTAGGGGCTTCAGAAGGAACCGGCATCAATAATCCCCGCCAGGCCGACAATCTAATTACCAGCTTTATTGATGCTTCCAGTGTGTATGGCTCTGATGAAGAGCGGGGCGACTTTTTACGTTCCTTTGCAAATGGGCAGCTCAAATTCTCAGAAACCAACAATGGCGAAGTCCTCTTGCCAGAGAATCCTGATGAAGGAACGGGAGAAAGGCAAGAAAATGCCACAGGTGGAACCCTCGGTGACTTCCAGTATGTTGCCGGAGATATTCGAGCGAATGAGCAAATTGGCTTAACAGCAGTTCACACCTTGTTCGTGCGTGAACATAATCGTCTTGCGGCAGATCTTCTTGACCGCCTAGAAGCAGGTGAAGCAGCATTAGTCGAAAAGTTTGAGCAGTTCACAGAGACCAGCGACGAAACAGATAGCGATGCTCTGCAGGATGAGTTTATTTACCAAGCAGCCCGCAAGGTTGTAGGGGCCAAGATCCAGCAAATTACCTATGATGAATTCCTACCTCTGTTGATTGGTGAAGGAACAACAGCAGAGTACGACGGCTATAAATCTGATGTGCTGGCATCCATCAGTACAGAGTTTGCTAATGCAGCCTACCGTGTGGGTCACACCTTACTATCGGATCAAATACAGCGCCTGAGTACAAATGGCCTCAGCGAGATTGCGTTAGGCGATGCTTTCTTTATCCCCGAACAAATCAAAGACGAGGGCGTTGATTCAACCCTACGCGGTTTAATCCTCCAAGCTTCACAAGAGGCAGATAATCTTGTCATTGATGGGGTGCGGAACTTCCTATTCGAGGCAGGGACCGGAGGGCTTGATCTAGCCTCTGTAAATATTGCAAGAGGGCGTGATACCGGCTTACCTGGCTATGTTGAAGTCTATGAAGCCCTTTTCGGCACCAGCATCGATAGCTTTGATGATCTCGGATCTTCGGGCCTAGGGCTCATAGCAGATGATGTCGTTGCTCTCTTTGAAGAAGCTTATGAAACAGTCGACCAAATTGACCTCTGGATTGCAGGCATCTCTGAGCAGGCGGATGATCATGGTGGTCTTCTTGGCCCAACCTTTAGCGCTATCATTGCTGAGCAGTTTGCTCGAACGCGTGATAGCGATCGATTCTTCTATCTCAATGAGCTAGAAGACATCCAGTTATTAGATCCTGATTTCGCCAATACCAGTCTTTCTGAGGTACTGCGTGGCAACACTGAAGAGGGCTATCTCATTCAAGACAATGCCTTTGACGTTCCCTATGAAAATTCAGTCGTCGGGAATGAATCGAATAATATTTTGTTAGGAACTAACGTTGCTGATTTAATCGATGGCAAAGAGGGACGCGATTTTATCATTGGTCGTCGGGGTGACGACATTCTCTTAGGCGATGCCGGTAATGACGTGCTCATGGGCGGTCAAGGAAATGACACCGTTCTAGGCGGACTTGGACAAGATCGTATCCTCGGTAGCCTCGGTAACGATGTGCTTCTGGGGGGGGATGATAAGGACATCATCAGTGGTGGCTCCGGGAACGACACTGTTTCAGGAGGTAACGGTAATGATCGGCTATTGGGCATTCGAGGGAATGACTTGATTCTAGGTAATGCTGGCAACGACTTACTTGCAGGTGGCGGGGGGGCTGATTCCCTGGAAGGTGGAGTTGGTAGCGACACTCTTCGGGGTGGAGCAGCATCCGACACCTTCATATTCAGTGATGATATCCTCAATGATGGCGTATCTGATACAGACACAATCTGGGGTTTCCAGCGCTTTGATAGCTTTGATTTTACCGAGTATAGTGGCTCCATTGACTTTAATCGAGTAAGCAGACGACTGCTAGAGATTGAACTCAATGGTGGTGA